In Syngnathus typhle isolate RoL2023-S1 ecotype Sweden linkage group LG14, RoL_Styp_1.0, whole genome shotgun sequence, one genomic interval encodes:
- the upf1 gene encoding regulator of nonsense transcripts 1 isoform X3, whose translation MSVEAYGPSSQTLTFLDTEEAELLGADTQGSEYDFTDFTLPSQTQTQGQTPSQLDGQVNGPDDGLHNGGVEDSVVKASQLLAELNFEEDEEDAYYTKDLPVHACSYCGIHDPACVVYCNTSKKWFCNGRGNTSGSHIVNHLVRAKCKEVTLHKDGPLGETVLECYNCGCRNVFLLGFIPAKADSVVVLLCRQPCASQSSLKDINWDSSQWQPLIQDRCFLSWLVKIPSEQEQLRARQITAQQINKLEELWKDNPTATLEDLEKPGVDEEPQHVLLRYEDAYQYQNIFGPLVKLEADYDKKLKESQTQDNITVRWDLGLNKKRIAYFTLPKTDSGDMRLMQGDEICLRYKGDLAPLWKGIGHVIKVPDNYGDEIAIELRSSVGAPVEIPHNFQVDFVWKATSFDRMQSALKTFAVDETSVSGYIYHKLLGHEVEDVTIKCQLPKRFTAQGLPDLNHSQVYAVKTVLQRPLSLIQGPPGTGKTVTSATIVYHLSRQGNGPVLVCAPSNIAVDQLTEKIDKTGLKVVRLCAKSREAIESPVSFLALHNQISNMDSMPELQKLQQLKDETGELSSADEKRYRALKRTAERELLMNADVICCTCVGAGDPRLAKMQFRSILIDESTQATEPECMVPVVLGAKQLILVGDHCQLGPVVMCKKAAKAGLSQSLFERLVVLGIRPIRLQVQYRMHPALSAFPSNIFYEGSLQNGVTAADRIKKGFDFQWPQPDKPMFFYVTQGQEEIASSGTSYLNRTEAANVEKITTRLLKAGAKPDQIGIITPYEGQRSYLVQYMQFSGSLHTKLYQQVEIASVDAFQGREKDFIILSCVRANEHQGIGFLNDPRRLNVALTRAKYGVIIVGNPKALSKQPLWNNLLNNYKEQKVLVEGPLNNLRESLMQFSKPRKLVNAINPGGRFMSTAMYDAREALIPGSVYDRIGRPANMYFQTHDQIGMIGAGPGHLAAMNLPIPFNLVMPPMPPPSYLGQTNGPAAGRGAMKGNKPGRGGRQRPRGSAAQGATHGPNSQASQDGASQSFSQGPLTQGYISMSQPSQMSQPGLSQPELSQDSYLGDEFKSQIDVALSQDSTYQGERAYQHGGVTGLSQY comes from the exons ATGAGTGTGGAGGCGTACGGGCCAAGCTCCCAGACCCTCACCTTCTTGGACACCGAGGAAGCGGAGTTGCTCGGAGCGGACACCCAGGGCTCCGAATACGACTTCACCGACTTCACTCTCCCGAGCCAGACTCAGACCCAGGGCCAGACTCCGAGTCAGCTTGACGGCCAG GTTAACGGTCCCGATGATGGTCTCCACAACGGCGGAGTGGAAGATTCTGTGGTCAAAGCCAGTCAGCTGTTGGCAGAACTCAATTttgaggaggatgaagaagacGCGTACTACACCAAGGACCTGCCCGTGCATGCTTGCAG CTATTGTGGCATTCACGATCCGGCCTGTGTGGTGTACTGCAACACCAGCAAGAAGTGGTTCTGCAATGGACGTGGAAATACATCTGGCAG CCACATAGTGAACCACTTGGTGCGAGCCAAATGCAAAGAGGTGACACTTCACAAAGATGGACCCTTGGGAGAGACCGTCCTGGAGTGTTACAACTGCGGGTGTCGTAATGTCTTCCTCCTGGGATTCATCCCTGCCAAGGCTGATTCTGTAGTCGTGCTGCTCTGTAGGCAA CCTTGTGCCAGCCAGAGTAGCCTGAAAGACATCAACTGGGATAGCTCCCAGTGGCAGCCGCTGATCCAAGACCGTTGCTTTCTCTCGTGGCTGGTGAAGATCCCGTCGGAGCAAGAGCAGCTGCGTGCCCGGCAGATCACTGCCCAGCAGATCAACAAGCTGGAGGAACTCTGGAAG GACAACCCCACCGCCACCTTGGAGGACTTGGAGAAGCCCGGTGTCGACGAGGAGCCCCAACACGTGTTGCTGCGCTACGAGGATGCCTACCAGTACCAAAACATTTTTGGCCCTTTGGTCAAACTGGAGGCCGACTATGACAAGAAGCTCAAGGAGTCTCAG ACCCAAGATAATATAACAGTAAGGTGGGACTTGGGCCTGAATAAGAAGCGGATTGCATATTTCACTCTACCGAAGACCGATTCAGGTG ACATGCGCTTAATGCAAGGCGATGAGATCTGCCTGCGCTACAAAGGTGACCTGGCCCCGCTTTGGAAAGGGATCGGTCATGTCATCAAGGTCCCCGACA ACTACGGGGATGAAATTGCTATTGAACTGCGGAGCAGTGTTGGAGCCCCCGTGGAAATTCCTCATAACTTCCAGGTGGACTTTGTGTGGAAGGCGACTTCGTTTGACAG AATGCAGAGCGCTCTGAAGACCTTTGCCGTGGATGAAACCTCAGTGTCGGGTTACATTTACCACAAGCTCCTGGGTCACGAAGTGGAAGATGTTACCATCAAGTGTCAGCTGCCCAAGCGCTTCACTGCCCAGGGCCTACCTGATCTCAATCACTCACAG GTGTACGCCGTGAAGACGGTGTTGCAGAGGCCTCTCAGCCTCATCCAGGGTCCTCCCGGCACCGGCAAGACTGTCACCTCGGCCACTATCGTCTACCACCTGTCACGTCAGGGCAACGG ACCAGTCCTGGTGTGCGCTCCCAGTAACATTGCAGTGGACCAGTTGACCGAGAAGATTGACAAGACCGGCCTCAAGGTGGTCAGGCTGTGCGCCAAGAGCCGTGAAGCTATCGAGTCGCCGGTGTCTTTCCTGGCATTGCATAATCAGATCAGCAATATGGACAG CATGCCAGAACTTCAGAAACTTCAGCAGCTGAAGGACGAGACCGGGGAGCTGTCTTCCGCCGACGAGAAGCGCTACCGAGCTCTGAAACGCACCGCTGAGAGGGAGCTGCTCATG AACGCCGATGTCATCTGCTGCACCTGCGTTGGCGCAGGGGACCCTCGCCTGGCCAAGATGCAGTTCCGCTCCATCCTGATTGACGAGAGCACCCAGGCCACCGAGCCGGAGTGTATGGTGCCTGTTGTGCTCGGAGCAAAGCAG CTCATACTGGTTGGTGATCACTGCCAGCTTGGTCCTGTGGTGATGTGTAAGAAGGCGGCCAAAGCAGGGTTGTCCCAGTCCCTGTTTGAGCGCCTGGTGGTTCTGGGGATCCGGCCAATTCGCCTTCAGGTCCAATACCGAATGCATCCGGCTCTCAGCGCCTTCCCGTCTAACATCTTCTACGAGGGCTCCTTGCAGAACGGCGTCACAGCAG ctgacCGCATCAAGAAGGGCTTCGACTTCCAGTGGCCACAGCCCGACAAACCAATGTTCTTTTATGTGACGCAAGGCCAGGAGGAAATTGCTAGCTCCGGAACTTCCTACCTGAACAG GACTGAGGCTGCAAATGTCGAGAAGATCACCACCAGGCTGTTGAAGGCGGGTGCCAAGCCGGACCAGATTGGGATCATCACCCCGTATGAGGGTCAGCGTTCGTACCTGGTCCAATACATGCAGTTCAGTGGCTCTCTGCACACTAAACTCTATCAG CAAGTGGAAATTGCAAGTGTGGATGCCTTCCAAGGCAGAGAGAAAGACTTTATCATCCTGTCTTGCGTTCGCGCTAACGAGCACCAGGGGATCGGCTTTTTGAACGATCCGCGGCGTCTTAACGTGGCTTTGACCAGAGCCAA ATATGGAGTGATCATCGTGGGCAACCCCAAGGCGCTTTCGAAGCAGCCACTGTGGAACAACCTGCTGAACAACTACAAAGAGCAGAAAGTCCTGGTGGAGGGACCCCTGAACAACCTGAGGGAGAGTCTCATGCAGTTCAGCAAGCCACGCAAGCTGGTCAACGCCATCAATCCT GGTGGACGTTTCATGAGCACTGCGATGTATGATGCCCGTGAAGCTCTCATCCCTGGCTCTGTTTACGACCGCA TCGGTCGCCCGGCAAACATGTACTTCCAAACTCACGACCAGATCGGGATGATCGGGGCAGGCCCAGGCCACCTGGCTGCAATGAATCTCCCGATTCCCTTCAACCTGGTGATGCCCCCCATGCCTCCGCCGAGCTACTTGGGCCAAACCAACGGCCCGGCTGCAG GCCGTGGAGCTATGAAAGGGAATAAGCCAGGGCGCGGTGGGCGCCAGAGGCCCCGTGGTTCAGCAGCCCAAGGTGCCACTCATGGACCAAACAGCCAAGCCAGCCAGGACGGGGCCTCGCAGTCCTTCTCGCAGGGGCCGCTGACTCAAGGCTACATCTCCATGAGCCAGCCTTCCCAGATGAGTCAGCCTGGTCTCTCCCAGCCTGAACTGTCCCAG GACAGTTACTTGGGTGACGAGTTCAAGTCCCAGATCGACGTGGCTTTGTCCCAGGACTCGACTTACCAGGGCGAACGTGCATACCAGCATGGTGGGGTGACTGGCCTGTCACAGTACTAG
- the upf1 gene encoding regulator of nonsense transcripts 1 isoform X1 → MSVEAYGPSSQTLTFLDTEEAELLGADTQGSEYDFTDFTLPSQTQTQGQTPSQLDGQVNGPDDGLHNGGVEDSVVKASQLLAELNFEEDEEDAYYTKDLPVHACSYCGIHDPACVVYCNTSKKWFCNGRGNTSGSHIVNHLVRAKCKEVTLHKDGPLGETVLECYNCGCRNVFLLGFIPAKADSVVVLLCRQPCASQSSLKDINWDSSQWQPLIQDRCFLSWLVKIPSEQEQLRARQITAQQINKLEELWKDNPTATLEDLEKPGVDEEPQHVLLRYEDAYQYQNIFGPLVKLEADYDKKLKESQTQDNITVRWDLGLNKKRIAYFTLPKTDSGDMRLMQGDEICLRYKGDLAPLWKGIGHVIKVPDNYGDEIAIELRSSVGAPVEIPHNFQVDFVWKATSFDRMQSALKTFAVDETSVSGYIYHKLLGHEVEDVTIKCQLPKRFTAQGLPDLNHSQVYAVKTVLQRPLSLIQGPPGTGKTVTSATIVYHLSRQGNGPVLVCAPSNIAVDQLTEKIDKTGLKVVRLCAKSREAIESPVSFLALHNQISNMDSMPELQKLQQLKDETGELSSADEKRYRALKRTAERELLMNADVICCTCVGAGDPRLAKMQFRSILIDESTQATEPECMVPVVLGAKQLILVGDHCQLGPVVMCKKAAKAGLSQSLFERLVVLGIRPIRLQVQYRMHPALSAFPSNIFYEGSLQNGVTAADRIKKGFDFQWPQPDKPMFFYVTQGQEEIASSGTSYLNRTEAANVEKITTRLLKAGAKPDQIGIITPYEGQRSYLVQYMQFSGSLHTKLYQQVEIASVDAFQGREKDFIILSCVRANEHQGIGFLNDPRRLNVALTRAKYGVIIVGNPKALSKQPLWNNLLNNYKEQKVLVEGPLNNLRESLMQFSKPRKLVNAINPGGRFMSTAMYDAREALIPGSVYDRSNTVGRPANMYFQTHDQIGMIGAGPGHLAAMNLPIPFNLVMPPMPPPSYLGQTNGPAAGRGAMKGNKPGRGGRQRPRGSAAQGATHGPNSQASQDGASQSFSQGPLTQGYISMSQPSQMSQPGLSQPELSQDSYLGDEFKSQIDVALSQDSTYQGERAYQHGGVTGLSQY, encoded by the exons ATGAGTGTGGAGGCGTACGGGCCAAGCTCCCAGACCCTCACCTTCTTGGACACCGAGGAAGCGGAGTTGCTCGGAGCGGACACCCAGGGCTCCGAATACGACTTCACCGACTTCACTCTCCCGAGCCAGACTCAGACCCAGGGCCAGACTCCGAGTCAGCTTGACGGCCAG GTTAACGGTCCCGATGATGGTCTCCACAACGGCGGAGTGGAAGATTCTGTGGTCAAAGCCAGTCAGCTGTTGGCAGAACTCAATTttgaggaggatgaagaagacGCGTACTACACCAAGGACCTGCCCGTGCATGCTTGCAG CTATTGTGGCATTCACGATCCGGCCTGTGTGGTGTACTGCAACACCAGCAAGAAGTGGTTCTGCAATGGACGTGGAAATACATCTGGCAG CCACATAGTGAACCACTTGGTGCGAGCCAAATGCAAAGAGGTGACACTTCACAAAGATGGACCCTTGGGAGAGACCGTCCTGGAGTGTTACAACTGCGGGTGTCGTAATGTCTTCCTCCTGGGATTCATCCCTGCCAAGGCTGATTCTGTAGTCGTGCTGCTCTGTAGGCAA CCTTGTGCCAGCCAGAGTAGCCTGAAAGACATCAACTGGGATAGCTCCCAGTGGCAGCCGCTGATCCAAGACCGTTGCTTTCTCTCGTGGCTGGTGAAGATCCCGTCGGAGCAAGAGCAGCTGCGTGCCCGGCAGATCACTGCCCAGCAGATCAACAAGCTGGAGGAACTCTGGAAG GACAACCCCACCGCCACCTTGGAGGACTTGGAGAAGCCCGGTGTCGACGAGGAGCCCCAACACGTGTTGCTGCGCTACGAGGATGCCTACCAGTACCAAAACATTTTTGGCCCTTTGGTCAAACTGGAGGCCGACTATGACAAGAAGCTCAAGGAGTCTCAG ACCCAAGATAATATAACAGTAAGGTGGGACTTGGGCCTGAATAAGAAGCGGATTGCATATTTCACTCTACCGAAGACCGATTCAGGTG ACATGCGCTTAATGCAAGGCGATGAGATCTGCCTGCGCTACAAAGGTGACCTGGCCCCGCTTTGGAAAGGGATCGGTCATGTCATCAAGGTCCCCGACA ACTACGGGGATGAAATTGCTATTGAACTGCGGAGCAGTGTTGGAGCCCCCGTGGAAATTCCTCATAACTTCCAGGTGGACTTTGTGTGGAAGGCGACTTCGTTTGACAG AATGCAGAGCGCTCTGAAGACCTTTGCCGTGGATGAAACCTCAGTGTCGGGTTACATTTACCACAAGCTCCTGGGTCACGAAGTGGAAGATGTTACCATCAAGTGTCAGCTGCCCAAGCGCTTCACTGCCCAGGGCCTACCTGATCTCAATCACTCACAG GTGTACGCCGTGAAGACGGTGTTGCAGAGGCCTCTCAGCCTCATCCAGGGTCCTCCCGGCACCGGCAAGACTGTCACCTCGGCCACTATCGTCTACCACCTGTCACGTCAGGGCAACGG ACCAGTCCTGGTGTGCGCTCCCAGTAACATTGCAGTGGACCAGTTGACCGAGAAGATTGACAAGACCGGCCTCAAGGTGGTCAGGCTGTGCGCCAAGAGCCGTGAAGCTATCGAGTCGCCGGTGTCTTTCCTGGCATTGCATAATCAGATCAGCAATATGGACAG CATGCCAGAACTTCAGAAACTTCAGCAGCTGAAGGACGAGACCGGGGAGCTGTCTTCCGCCGACGAGAAGCGCTACCGAGCTCTGAAACGCACCGCTGAGAGGGAGCTGCTCATG AACGCCGATGTCATCTGCTGCACCTGCGTTGGCGCAGGGGACCCTCGCCTGGCCAAGATGCAGTTCCGCTCCATCCTGATTGACGAGAGCACCCAGGCCACCGAGCCGGAGTGTATGGTGCCTGTTGTGCTCGGAGCAAAGCAG CTCATACTGGTTGGTGATCACTGCCAGCTTGGTCCTGTGGTGATGTGTAAGAAGGCGGCCAAAGCAGGGTTGTCCCAGTCCCTGTTTGAGCGCCTGGTGGTTCTGGGGATCCGGCCAATTCGCCTTCAGGTCCAATACCGAATGCATCCGGCTCTCAGCGCCTTCCCGTCTAACATCTTCTACGAGGGCTCCTTGCAGAACGGCGTCACAGCAG ctgacCGCATCAAGAAGGGCTTCGACTTCCAGTGGCCACAGCCCGACAAACCAATGTTCTTTTATGTGACGCAAGGCCAGGAGGAAATTGCTAGCTCCGGAACTTCCTACCTGAACAG GACTGAGGCTGCAAATGTCGAGAAGATCACCACCAGGCTGTTGAAGGCGGGTGCCAAGCCGGACCAGATTGGGATCATCACCCCGTATGAGGGTCAGCGTTCGTACCTGGTCCAATACATGCAGTTCAGTGGCTCTCTGCACACTAAACTCTATCAG CAAGTGGAAATTGCAAGTGTGGATGCCTTCCAAGGCAGAGAGAAAGACTTTATCATCCTGTCTTGCGTTCGCGCTAACGAGCACCAGGGGATCGGCTTTTTGAACGATCCGCGGCGTCTTAACGTGGCTTTGACCAGAGCCAA ATATGGAGTGATCATCGTGGGCAACCCCAAGGCGCTTTCGAAGCAGCCACTGTGGAACAACCTGCTGAACAACTACAAAGAGCAGAAAGTCCTGGTGGAGGGACCCCTGAACAACCTGAGGGAGAGTCTCATGCAGTTCAGCAAGCCACGCAAGCTGGTCAACGCCATCAATCCT GGTGGACGTTTCATGAGCACTGCGATGTATGATGCCCGTGAAGCTCTCATCCCTGGCTCTGTTTACGACCGCAGTAATACTG TCGGTCGCCCGGCAAACATGTACTTCCAAACTCACGACCAGATCGGGATGATCGGGGCAGGCCCAGGCCACCTGGCTGCAATGAATCTCCCGATTCCCTTCAACCTGGTGATGCCCCCCATGCCTCCGCCGAGCTACTTGGGCCAAACCAACGGCCCGGCTGCAG GCCGTGGAGCTATGAAAGGGAATAAGCCAGGGCGCGGTGGGCGCCAGAGGCCCCGTGGTTCAGCAGCCCAAGGTGCCACTCATGGACCAAACAGCCAAGCCAGCCAGGACGGGGCCTCGCAGTCCTTCTCGCAGGGGCCGCTGACTCAAGGCTACATCTCCATGAGCCAGCCTTCCCAGATGAGTCAGCCTGGTCTCTCCCAGCCTGAACTGTCCCAG GACAGTTACTTGGGTGACGAGTTCAAGTCCCAGATCGACGTGGCTTTGTCCCAGGACTCGACTTACCAGGGCGAACGTGCATACCAGCATGGTGGGGTGACTGGCCTGTCACAGTACTAG
- the upf1 gene encoding regulator of nonsense transcripts 1 isoform X2 encodes MSVEAYGPSSQTLTFLDTEEAELLGADTQGSEYDFTDFTLPSQTQTQGQTPSQLDGQVNGPDDGLHNGGVEDSVVKASQLLAELNFEEDEEDAYYTKDLPVHACSYCGIHDPACVVYCNTSKKWFCNGRGNTSGSHIVNHLVRAKCKEVTLHKDGPLGETVLECYNCGCRNVFLLGFIPAKADSVVVLLCRQPCASQSSLKDINWDSSQWQPLIQDRCFLSWLVKIPSEQEQLRARQITAQQINKLEELWKDNPTATLEDLEKPGVDEEPQHVLLRYEDAYQYQNIFGPLVKLEADYDKKLKESQTQDNITVRWDLGLNKKRIAYFTLPKTDSDMRLMQGDEICLRYKGDLAPLWKGIGHVIKVPDNYGDEIAIELRSSVGAPVEIPHNFQVDFVWKATSFDRMQSALKTFAVDETSVSGYIYHKLLGHEVEDVTIKCQLPKRFTAQGLPDLNHSQVYAVKTVLQRPLSLIQGPPGTGKTVTSATIVYHLSRQGNGPVLVCAPSNIAVDQLTEKIDKTGLKVVRLCAKSREAIESPVSFLALHNQISNMDSMPELQKLQQLKDETGELSSADEKRYRALKRTAERELLMNADVICCTCVGAGDPRLAKMQFRSILIDESTQATEPECMVPVVLGAKQLILVGDHCQLGPVVMCKKAAKAGLSQSLFERLVVLGIRPIRLQVQYRMHPALSAFPSNIFYEGSLQNGVTAADRIKKGFDFQWPQPDKPMFFYVTQGQEEIASSGTSYLNRTEAANVEKITTRLLKAGAKPDQIGIITPYEGQRSYLVQYMQFSGSLHTKLYQQVEIASVDAFQGREKDFIILSCVRANEHQGIGFLNDPRRLNVALTRAKYGVIIVGNPKALSKQPLWNNLLNNYKEQKVLVEGPLNNLRESLMQFSKPRKLVNAINPGGRFMSTAMYDAREALIPGSVYDRSNTVGRPANMYFQTHDQIGMIGAGPGHLAAMNLPIPFNLVMPPMPPPSYLGQTNGPAAGRGAMKGNKPGRGGRQRPRGSAAQGATHGPNSQASQDGASQSFSQGPLTQGYISMSQPSQMSQPGLSQPELSQDSYLGDEFKSQIDVALSQDSTYQGERAYQHGGVTGLSQY; translated from the exons ATGAGTGTGGAGGCGTACGGGCCAAGCTCCCAGACCCTCACCTTCTTGGACACCGAGGAAGCGGAGTTGCTCGGAGCGGACACCCAGGGCTCCGAATACGACTTCACCGACTTCACTCTCCCGAGCCAGACTCAGACCCAGGGCCAGACTCCGAGTCAGCTTGACGGCCAG GTTAACGGTCCCGATGATGGTCTCCACAACGGCGGAGTGGAAGATTCTGTGGTCAAAGCCAGTCAGCTGTTGGCAGAACTCAATTttgaggaggatgaagaagacGCGTACTACACCAAGGACCTGCCCGTGCATGCTTGCAG CTATTGTGGCATTCACGATCCGGCCTGTGTGGTGTACTGCAACACCAGCAAGAAGTGGTTCTGCAATGGACGTGGAAATACATCTGGCAG CCACATAGTGAACCACTTGGTGCGAGCCAAATGCAAAGAGGTGACACTTCACAAAGATGGACCCTTGGGAGAGACCGTCCTGGAGTGTTACAACTGCGGGTGTCGTAATGTCTTCCTCCTGGGATTCATCCCTGCCAAGGCTGATTCTGTAGTCGTGCTGCTCTGTAGGCAA CCTTGTGCCAGCCAGAGTAGCCTGAAAGACATCAACTGGGATAGCTCCCAGTGGCAGCCGCTGATCCAAGACCGTTGCTTTCTCTCGTGGCTGGTGAAGATCCCGTCGGAGCAAGAGCAGCTGCGTGCCCGGCAGATCACTGCCCAGCAGATCAACAAGCTGGAGGAACTCTGGAAG GACAACCCCACCGCCACCTTGGAGGACTTGGAGAAGCCCGGTGTCGACGAGGAGCCCCAACACGTGTTGCTGCGCTACGAGGATGCCTACCAGTACCAAAACATTTTTGGCCCTTTGGTCAAACTGGAGGCCGACTATGACAAGAAGCTCAAGGAGTCTCAG ACCCAAGATAATATAACAGTAAGGTGGGACTTGGGCCTGAATAAGAAGCGGATTGCATATTTCACTCTACCGAAGACCGATTCAG ACATGCGCTTAATGCAAGGCGATGAGATCTGCCTGCGCTACAAAGGTGACCTGGCCCCGCTTTGGAAAGGGATCGGTCATGTCATCAAGGTCCCCGACA ACTACGGGGATGAAATTGCTATTGAACTGCGGAGCAGTGTTGGAGCCCCCGTGGAAATTCCTCATAACTTCCAGGTGGACTTTGTGTGGAAGGCGACTTCGTTTGACAG AATGCAGAGCGCTCTGAAGACCTTTGCCGTGGATGAAACCTCAGTGTCGGGTTACATTTACCACAAGCTCCTGGGTCACGAAGTGGAAGATGTTACCATCAAGTGTCAGCTGCCCAAGCGCTTCACTGCCCAGGGCCTACCTGATCTCAATCACTCACAG GTGTACGCCGTGAAGACGGTGTTGCAGAGGCCTCTCAGCCTCATCCAGGGTCCTCCCGGCACCGGCAAGACTGTCACCTCGGCCACTATCGTCTACCACCTGTCACGTCAGGGCAACGG ACCAGTCCTGGTGTGCGCTCCCAGTAACATTGCAGTGGACCAGTTGACCGAGAAGATTGACAAGACCGGCCTCAAGGTGGTCAGGCTGTGCGCCAAGAGCCGTGAAGCTATCGAGTCGCCGGTGTCTTTCCTGGCATTGCATAATCAGATCAGCAATATGGACAG CATGCCAGAACTTCAGAAACTTCAGCAGCTGAAGGACGAGACCGGGGAGCTGTCTTCCGCCGACGAGAAGCGCTACCGAGCTCTGAAACGCACCGCTGAGAGGGAGCTGCTCATG AACGCCGATGTCATCTGCTGCACCTGCGTTGGCGCAGGGGACCCTCGCCTGGCCAAGATGCAGTTCCGCTCCATCCTGATTGACGAGAGCACCCAGGCCACCGAGCCGGAGTGTATGGTGCCTGTTGTGCTCGGAGCAAAGCAG CTCATACTGGTTGGTGATCACTGCCAGCTTGGTCCTGTGGTGATGTGTAAGAAGGCGGCCAAAGCAGGGTTGTCCCAGTCCCTGTTTGAGCGCCTGGTGGTTCTGGGGATCCGGCCAATTCGCCTTCAGGTCCAATACCGAATGCATCCGGCTCTCAGCGCCTTCCCGTCTAACATCTTCTACGAGGGCTCCTTGCAGAACGGCGTCACAGCAG ctgacCGCATCAAGAAGGGCTTCGACTTCCAGTGGCCACAGCCCGACAAACCAATGTTCTTTTATGTGACGCAAGGCCAGGAGGAAATTGCTAGCTCCGGAACTTCCTACCTGAACAG GACTGAGGCTGCAAATGTCGAGAAGATCACCACCAGGCTGTTGAAGGCGGGTGCCAAGCCGGACCAGATTGGGATCATCACCCCGTATGAGGGTCAGCGTTCGTACCTGGTCCAATACATGCAGTTCAGTGGCTCTCTGCACACTAAACTCTATCAG CAAGTGGAAATTGCAAGTGTGGATGCCTTCCAAGGCAGAGAGAAAGACTTTATCATCCTGTCTTGCGTTCGCGCTAACGAGCACCAGGGGATCGGCTTTTTGAACGATCCGCGGCGTCTTAACGTGGCTTTGACCAGAGCCAA ATATGGAGTGATCATCGTGGGCAACCCCAAGGCGCTTTCGAAGCAGCCACTGTGGAACAACCTGCTGAACAACTACAAAGAGCAGAAAGTCCTGGTGGAGGGACCCCTGAACAACCTGAGGGAGAGTCTCATGCAGTTCAGCAAGCCACGCAAGCTGGTCAACGCCATCAATCCT GGTGGACGTTTCATGAGCACTGCGATGTATGATGCCCGTGAAGCTCTCATCCCTGGCTCTGTTTACGACCGCAGTAATACTG TCGGTCGCCCGGCAAACATGTACTTCCAAACTCACGACCAGATCGGGATGATCGGGGCAGGCCCAGGCCACCTGGCTGCAATGAATCTCCCGATTCCCTTCAACCTGGTGATGCCCCCCATGCCTCCGCCGAGCTACTTGGGCCAAACCAACGGCCCGGCTGCAG GCCGTGGAGCTATGAAAGGGAATAAGCCAGGGCGCGGTGGGCGCCAGAGGCCCCGTGGTTCAGCAGCCCAAGGTGCCACTCATGGACCAAACAGCCAAGCCAGCCAGGACGGGGCCTCGCAGTCCTTCTCGCAGGGGCCGCTGACTCAAGGCTACATCTCCATGAGCCAGCCTTCCCAGATGAGTCAGCCTGGTCTCTCCCAGCCTGAACTGTCCCAG GACAGTTACTTGGGTGACGAGTTCAAGTCCCAGATCGACGTGGCTTTGTCCCAGGACTCGACTTACCAGGGCGAACGTGCATACCAGCATGGTGGGGTGACTGGCCTGTCACAGTACTAG